In the genome of Methylophaga nitratireducenticrescens, one region contains:
- a CDS encoding DUF748 domain-containing protein, with protein sequence MIARRYSYTLIILVLLAVALIILRMQLPSIVKDYLNGKLADMGEYQGQIADVDIHLWRGAYSVDQLEITKKDQPSVEFFNAETIDTSVSWASLFKGKVVADVDLINAEIHLVDDEAEDKPEEESTWRQTVQEVIPLQIDRLNIDNGEIHFHNFNSDPQVHLVFYQLDGEITNLSNADRSDGLEYANFDVQGQVLDSASARLDGRLDPLGDFHNFELKLKITGINLTKLNEVSEAYGNFNFKSGNGDFVMELQAEEAQLTGYAKPVLDNVEIFDLEEDLEDGVFSAAWQAIVGAFGQIFRNDPKNRIATQVEIRGNLDDPDASAWQAFLAIMENAFVDAFESDFGRETDAESSPSQDTFSASESRSEPESKSEAETDAVNCQLRPMWDKCD encoded by the coding sequence ATGATCGCCAGACGCTATTCCTATACGCTGATAATTCTTGTGTTACTCGCTGTCGCGTTAATCATTCTGCGAATGCAATTGCCGTCAATAGTGAAAGACTATTTGAATGGCAAACTGGCTGATATGGGTGAGTATCAAGGACAGATAGCCGATGTAGATATTCATTTATGGCGCGGCGCCTACTCTGTCGACCAACTGGAAATCACCAAAAAAGACCAGCCTTCGGTGGAATTTTTTAATGCCGAAACCATAGACACTTCTGTCAGCTGGGCGTCACTATTCAAAGGCAAAGTGGTCGCAGATGTTGATTTGATAAATGCCGAAATCCATCTGGTCGATGACGAAGCAGAAGACAAACCTGAAGAAGAATCCACCTGGCGCCAGACCGTTCAGGAGGTTATTCCATTACAAATTGATCGGTTGAATATAGATAATGGTGAAATTCATTTTCATAACTTCAATTCTGATCCCCAAGTACATCTGGTGTTTTACCAATTAGACGGTGAAATAACTAACCTAAGTAATGCTGATCGTAGTGATGGACTGGAATACGCTAATTTTGATGTTCAGGGGCAAGTGCTAGATAGCGCTTCGGCTAGACTGGATGGACGCTTGGATCCTTTAGGTGATTTTCATAATTTTGAACTCAAGTTAAAAATCACTGGTATTAACCTCACTAAACTCAATGAAGTCTCTGAGGCTTATGGTAATTTTAATTTCAAATCCGGTAACGGCGATTTTGTGATGGAATTGCAGGCTGAGGAGGCTCAATTAACCGGCTATGCAAAACCCGTTCTGGATAATGTTGAAATCTTTGATTTGGAAGAAGATCTGGAAGATGGCGTTTTCAGTGCGGCCTGGCAAGCCATTGTCGGAGCATTTGGACAGATATTCCGCAACGATCCCAAAAACCGTATCGCTACCCAAGTTGAGATACGTGGCAATCTGGATGACCCCGATGCCAGTGCCTGGCAGGCCTTTCTCGCCATTATGGAAAATGCTTTTGTAGATGCATTCGAAAGTGATTTTGGACGTGAAACCGATGCCGAATCATCACCATCCCAAGACACATTTTCTGCATCTGAATCTCGCTCTGAGCCCGAATCCAAATCAGAAGCTGAAACCGATGCGGTGAATTGCCAGCTTCGGCCTATGTGGGATAAATGTGACTAA
- a CDS encoding sigma-70 family RNA polymerase sigma factor, whose protein sequence is MTVAAQSHVEALYKKHHSWLYQWLRKRLACEENAADVAHDTFLRVLTSRRVLTEIHEPRAFLTTTAKNLLIDKARRKAIEDEFMQQLQIAMQEMPDSYPSPDLILSAIELLEQLSHVLANVSDKAATAFRLHYLDGIKQSDVAIKMGVSSRMVRHYLTQILLDLHRLNIAI, encoded by the coding sequence ATGACTGTTGCTGCACAATCCCACGTCGAAGCACTCTATAAAAAGCACCATTCCTGGTTATATCAGTGGCTTAGAAAGCGTCTTGCCTGTGAGGAAAATGCAGCAGATGTCGCACATGACACATTTCTTCGGGTACTGACTTCGCGACGCGTTTTGACAGAGATTCATGAACCTCGGGCTTTTCTGACAACTACGGCAAAAAATCTGTTAATTGATAAAGCGCGTCGAAAGGCCATTGAAGACGAATTTATGCAGCAGTTGCAGATAGCCATGCAGGAAATGCCAGACAGCTATCCATCACCTGATTTGATTTTGTCGGCAATTGAGTTATTGGAGCAGCTGAGTCATGTACTTGCCAATGTTTCTGATAAAGCAGCAACCGCATTTCGGCTGCACTATCTGGATGGCATCAAGCAAAGCGACGTCGCAATCAAAATGGGCGTCAGTTCGCGTATGGTCCGACATTATCTAACCCAGATTCTGCTGGATCTGCATCGGTTGAATATTGCTATTTGA
- a CDS encoding DUF5924 family protein, which yields MASLKSFVFALIELAKRWPGLIAGIGFISGLASYFLVERKESLAQVIAILMLVSWVFLVLENWLRESFKNRFGFNIPPTLMHYVTQLVHQESLFFALPFFLAVTTWNHTQAGFTGLLILCALISVIDPLYYKQLAPRRSLFVIFHALALFAVLLVALPILLQLTTGQSLAFALIASLLFSLPSLVKFVANGRWWRRPLMTLMLAALAAGLWQVPSLVPPAALRLTEFNLVQQVDREQRTHSIHIDRLGVQSLKRDGIYAWTAIRAPRGLQEKIHHLWLHNGKQVDRITLNIEGGSEQGYRAWTQKLNFPEDPVGKWQVKVVTDSGQLIGIKRFSVEASIDERESLLERLKPPFFQEPIEDQQNIEDADDTQQPENTEEQQSLYERLAPQFIQEMTESQENPEESETVQEQEGTETPENTEEPENVQEQERDDQIQQIPEELNSTEGHENSEEQN from the coding sequence ATGGCGTCATTAAAATCGTTTGTATTTGCTCTGATTGAACTGGCCAAACGCTGGCCTGGGCTGATTGCTGGCATTGGTTTTATTTCCGGTCTTGCCAGTTATTTTCTGGTAGAACGTAAAGAATCACTGGCGCAGGTTATCGCTATCCTGATGTTGGTCAGCTGGGTTTTTCTGGTACTGGAAAACTGGCTACGAGAAAGCTTCAAAAACCGCTTTGGCTTTAATATCCCACCCACGCTAATGCATTACGTGACACAGCTGGTGCATCAGGAAAGTCTATTTTTTGCCTTACCGTTTTTCCTTGCCGTCACTACCTGGAATCACACTCAGGCCGGATTTACCGGATTATTGATTTTATGTGCATTAATATCGGTGATTGATCCACTGTATTACAAACAGCTTGCCCCACGCCGCTCGCTGTTTGTTATCTTTCATGCCTTGGCTTTATTTGCCGTATTACTGGTCGCTCTGCCCATCTTGCTGCAACTGACTACCGGTCAAAGTCTGGCGTTTGCCCTAATTGCTTCCCTGCTGTTCAGTCTGCCGAGTTTAGTGAAATTTGTTGCCAATGGTCGCTGGTGGCGACGGCCGTTAATGACATTAATGTTGGCCGCTTTAGCCGCTGGCTTGTGGCAAGTCCCCAGCTTAGTCCCTCCCGCAGCATTGCGATTAACAGAGTTTAATCTGGTACAACAGGTTGATCGTGAACAACGTACGCACAGCATTCATATTGATCGTCTTGGTGTGCAATCCCTGAAACGCGATGGCATATATGCCTGGACCGCTATCCGCGCACCTCGCGGCTTGCAGGAAAAAATTCATCATCTTTGGCTCCATAACGGTAAACAAGTCGATCGAATCACGCTGAATATTGAAGGCGGCAGTGAACAAGGCTATCGGGCCTGGACACAAAAATTGAATTTCCCAGAGGATCCGGTCGGTAAATGGCAGGTCAAAGTGGTCACGGATTCAGGGCAGCTGATCGGTATCAAACGCTTTAGCGTTGAAGCCAGCATTGATGAACGGGAAAGTCTGCTTGAGCGTCTTAAACCACCGTTTTTTCAAGAGCCAATCGAAGATCAGCAGAACATTGAAGATGCTGACGACACTCAACAACCGGAGAATACTGAAGAACAACAAAGCCTGTATGAGCGTCTAGCGCCGCAGTTTATTCAGGAGATGACCGAAAGTCAGGAGAACCCTGAAGAATCGGAAACTGTTCAAGAACAGGAGGGTACTGAAACACCGGAAAACACAGAAGAACCGGAAAACGTCCAAGAGCAAGAAAGGGATGATCAAATACAACAAATCCCCGAAGAACTAAACAGCACTGAAGGGCATGAGAACTCTGAAGAACAGAATTAA
- a CDS encoding FecR family protein, which translates to MANQNLNQDKPIAEQAAQWVVALSDDSQDNGLLQQQYKQWQQAHPEHAKAAQKMEALLGKFDAIHQLGDKRQQILNTSLDAGLRVTEKRKARSRKAINTLALLAVLLLPGWIITQIYPPAYLLADLRTDTGEWQQHTLEDGSQLSLGSRSAVSLEFNDGLRQLKLVTGEILVDVAKDASRPFVVQTPHGQIQALGTRFMVRHSDQQTRVIMLESAVQIDLAKASEPKRIQQGEQVTFNQYAFAGIEKIDANSWQRGWDSKTLLVDDMPLTDILTELDRYQKGRILFNRKQLESMQISAVLPLDKPDQALDLLLAKFPELQIRVVTPYLKYVSLSD; encoded by the coding sequence ATGGCAAATCAAAATCTAAATCAGGATAAACCAATAGCTGAGCAGGCTGCCCAGTGGGTGGTCGCCTTGTCCGATGACTCACAAGATAACGGCTTACTGCAGCAGCAATATAAGCAATGGCAACAAGCCCATCCAGAACACGCTAAAGCAGCGCAGAAAATGGAAGCCTTGCTGGGAAAGTTTGACGCCATCCATCAGCTAGGTGATAAGCGTCAGCAGATCCTCAATACCAGCCTTGATGCTGGATTAAGAGTTACAGAAAAGCGTAAAGCACGCTCTCGCAAAGCAATAAATACTTTGGCGCTGCTGGCGGTTTTATTGTTACCGGGCTGGATAATCACGCAGATTTATCCACCAGCCTATCTATTGGCTGATTTACGAACCGACACCGGCGAATGGCAGCAGCATACGTTGGAAGATGGTTCGCAATTGTCTTTGGGCAGTCGCAGTGCAGTGAGTCTTGAGTTTAACGATGGGTTACGTCAGCTCAAACTGGTCACCGGTGAAATTTTAGTAGATGTCGCAAAAGATGCCTCAAGGCCTTTTGTTGTACAAACACCGCATGGTCAAATTCAGGCGTTGGGTACGCGGTTTATGGTGCGCCATTCTGATCAACAAACCCGAGTAATCATGCTCGAATCTGCGGTGCAGATCGACCTGGCCAAAGCCAGTGAACCAAAACGGATTCAGCAGGGTGAGCAAGTGACTTTCAATCAATATGCTTTTGCTGGCATTGAAAAAATCGATGCCAATAGTTGGCAACGCGGCTGGGATTCCAAAACGTTACTGGTGGATGACATGCCTCTAACAGACATTCTGACCGAGCTGGATCGGTATCAAAAAGGCCGCATTCTGTTTAATCGAAAACAGCTTGAATCAATGCAAATTTCGGCTGTGTTGCCGTTGGATAAGCCGGATCAGGCATTAGACTTACTTTTGGCCAAGTTCCCAGAGTTACAAATACGGGTGGTTACGCCATATCTTAAATACGTTTCGCTATCTGATTAG
- a CDS encoding TonB-dependent siderophore receptor codes for MKPSTPYSYRPRFMIKPLLASLLIGLSPALMMAAPVQAAEQSEQFNIAPGPLAQTLNRFAQQAGVAVIMDQNQIAQQQSKGLQGSFTVSSGFAQLLTGSGFQARETNSGYVIEPATSAEQQSESVTLSPVKVSASEIGNLTEGSRSYTTGSVNSINRLNMSLRETPQTITVVTSQQIKDFGYHQMDDVLRSTSGVYVYNRGLNGGAYLSRGFSLQTQYDGVQNPWGISEQNRNPSPDSAILDHVEIVQGASGLLTGAGDPGGTVNMVRKMPTATPQSSFELSGGSWDFQRAVGDVSGPLIESGAIRGRMVMAYQKQNSFVDYEYSNRRVFYGVLEGDLTDTTTVTANVQFQNNKYNDDYGVQMGPQGQDLGYNRSKYFGATWGDMEKENRLYTLRLDQQLADNWQLRATFNRSETDVDNESVFMSGEVDLATGGGLSSRSVLLQREFASNAFDVYLSGPVQLFNREHELVFGANTVNQTNRSRGIYTDIPANLYTYDPATRPYPDNSQFDPWPRKEKTTQDGIYTAGRFNLNDSLKLILGARMSWFESESLKATQEISPYVGIVQDLNEWASVYASYSDIFNPQDRQKASGDFIEPVVGSNYEVGVKTEFYGGKLNAGLALFRLEQTNLAEVDETIAPDTLCDGSCYTASGKVVSEGIDINLAGELLPGWNMMTGYSYVDSEYASGEEKGQQYNTQLPQHIFRLSTIYQLPQTKWSIGGDMQYHSKVYQESANYNGVEGYRTEQGGVALVGLLAKYQINERSEVKLNVNNLFDRKYFESVGAPNYYNTYGAPRSFYLTYSLSL; via the coding sequence ATGAAGCCATCGACTCCATACTCTTATCGACCACGGTTTATGATTAAACCATTACTGGCCTCCCTATTAATTGGATTATCCCCGGCGTTAATGATGGCTGCACCAGTGCAAGCTGCCGAGCAGAGCGAGCAATTTAATATCGCCCCTGGGCCACTGGCGCAAACATTGAATCGATTTGCCCAGCAAGCTGGTGTGGCAGTGATCATGGATCAAAACCAGATTGCCCAACAACAAAGTAAAGGCTTGCAAGGATCGTTCACCGTCAGTTCAGGATTTGCTCAACTGCTGACGGGTAGTGGTTTTCAGGCCAGAGAAACCAATAGTGGTTATGTGATTGAACCGGCCACATCAGCTGAACAACAATCAGAAAGTGTGACTTTATCGCCGGTTAAAGTCAGTGCCTCTGAGATAGGAAATCTCACCGAGGGCTCGCGTTCCTATACCACCGGTTCGGTTAATAGCATCAACCGTTTGAACATGTCGCTACGCGAAACGCCGCAAACCATCACTGTAGTGACCAGTCAGCAAATCAAGGATTTCGGTTATCACCAAATGGATGATGTGCTGCGTAGTACCAGCGGGGTATATGTTTATAACCGCGGCTTGAATGGCGGTGCGTATTTATCCCGTGGTTTTTCATTACAAACCCAGTATGACGGCGTGCAGAATCCATGGGGAATAAGTGAGCAGAATCGTAATCCATCACCCGACAGTGCGATTCTGGATCATGTAGAGATTGTGCAAGGTGCGTCGGGCTTATTAACGGGGGCCGGTGATCCAGGTGGGACGGTCAATATGGTCAGAAAAATGCCAACGGCCACACCACAATCATCGTTTGAATTATCCGGTGGTTCATGGGATTTCCAGCGTGCTGTTGGTGATGTCTCCGGACCCTTAATTGAATCCGGCGCTATTCGTGGACGGATGGTGATGGCCTATCAGAAACAGAATTCCTTTGTGGATTACGAATACAGTAATCGCCGGGTATTTTATGGGGTGTTGGAAGGAGATTTGACCGACACCACCACGGTCACAGCGAATGTACAGTTTCAGAATAATAAATATAACGATGATTATGGGGTGCAAATGGGGCCTCAAGGTCAGGATCTGGGCTATAACCGATCAAAATATTTTGGTGCGACCTGGGGGGATATGGAAAAAGAAAATCGTCTTTATACCCTGAGACTGGATCAACAACTGGCAGATAACTGGCAGTTAAGAGCCACTTTTAATCGCAGTGAAACTGATGTTGATAATGAAAGTGTTTTTATGTCGGGTGAAGTGGATCTTGCTACGGGTGGTGGTCTGAGCTCTCGATCGGTGCTGTTGCAACGTGAGTTTGCATCTAATGCCTTTGATGTGTATCTGTCCGGTCCGGTGCAACTGTTTAACCGGGAACATGAGCTGGTATTTGGTGCTAATACGGTCAATCAGACCAATCGTAGTCGGGGCATTTACACGGATATTCCCGCCAATTTATATACCTATGATCCGGCGACCCGGCCTTATCCCGACAATAGCCAATTTGATCCCTGGCCGCGTAAGGAAAAAACCACTCAGGATGGCATCTATACGGCGGGCCGCTTTAATCTGAATGATTCACTGAAATTGATTCTTGGCGCGCGGATGAGCTGGTTTGAAAGTGAATCGCTCAAGGCCACCCAGGAAATTTCGCCTTATGTCGGTATTGTGCAGGATCTGAATGAGTGGGCTTCGGTGTATGCCAGCTATTCAGACATTTTTAACCCACAGGACCGCCAGAAAGCCAGTGGTGATTTTATTGAACCGGTGGTCGGCAGTAATTATGAGGTTGGTGTTAAAACTGAGTTTTATGGTGGCAAACTCAATGCCGGTCTGGCGCTTTTCAGATTGGAACAAACCAATCTGGCCGAGGTGGATGAGACCATTGCACCAGATACGCTGTGTGATGGAAGCTGTTACACCGCTTCCGGTAAAGTCGTCAGCGAAGGTATCGATATCAACCTGGCTGGGGAGTTGTTACCGGGCTGGAATATGATGACCGGTTATAGCTATGTGGATAGTGAATATGCCTCTGGTGAAGAGAAAGGTCAGCAGTACAATACACAGTTGCCGCAACATATTTTCAGGCTGTCGACTATTTACCAGTTACCCCAAACTAAATGGAGTATTGGTGGTGATATGCAATATCACAGCAAGGTTTACCAGGAGAGTGCTAACTACAACGGTGTTGAAGGTTATCGAACTGAGCAGGGCGGTGTGGCATTGGTGGGGTTACTAGCGAAATATCAAATTAATGAGCGTTCAGAGGTGAAATTGAACGTGAACAATCTGTTTGATCGCAAATACTTTGAAAGTGTCGGCGCTCCAAACTATTACAACACCTACGGGGCACCGAGAAGTTTCTATTTGACCTACAGTTTGTCACTCTAA
- a CDS encoding PepSY-associated TM helix domain-containing protein, with translation MSKSTDVSIEQGRFRQSMAWLHTWGSLVASWALFAIFLTGTIGVFDDAITHWMTPERALIGEFDPATSTQEQRLDAVTQGENFLRKVAPQSHFWRIRLPSEADPAIGLSWEDDNAEVQQRRLHPVSGEIIPDQQQRETQGGHHFVHMHFEFHAGMTGIWLVGFFTMIMLVALVSGIIIHKRIFKDFFTFRSGKGQRSWLDAHNASSVLSLPFQLMIAYSGLVIFVSIYMPAGVLANYDKPQSFFAEVFNQPEHRPETGIEADVLLLTELFKQSEALMEKPGSFISVEHPGDSSAVAKIFGLFEQEKNTGRLLFLSSGQVIFDAVTGEMIHIEAPETFDKSSAFAAQRIMRTLHFANFGGYTVRWIYFILGMAGTIMMATGAILFMVKRRQKSLNEFGTQTPKVYRAIEVLNISAISGLMIACVAYFWVNRLLPLDVPERASWEIKLFFFIWLGSLLHAALRPASRAWIEQLSTFSTLCLLLPILNWLTTGQHLISYFIEGDWLNVGLELTVVLFGVLGVCCVKILKSKQHKAASRKSSSYKTKSEAA, from the coding sequence ATGAGCAAATCGACGGATGTAAGTATTGAACAAGGACGATTCCGTCAATCGATGGCCTGGTTGCATACATGGGGCAGCTTAGTTGCCAGTTGGGCATTATTTGCCATTTTCTTAACGGGAACCATAGGTGTCTTTGATGATGCCATCACCCATTGGATGACGCCTGAACGGGCATTAATCGGTGAATTTGATCCCGCAACCAGTACTCAAGAGCAACGCCTGGATGCAGTCACTCAAGGTGAAAACTTTCTGCGAAAGGTCGCCCCCCAAAGCCATTTTTGGCGCATACGGTTGCCCAGTGAGGCCGATCCAGCAATTGGCTTATCCTGGGAAGATGATAATGCCGAAGTTCAGCAGCGCCGGTTACATCCTGTTAGCGGTGAAATAATTCCTGATCAGCAACAGCGTGAGACTCAGGGGGGTCATCACTTTGTGCATATGCATTTTGAGTTTCATGCCGGTATGACCGGTATCTGGCTGGTGGGATTTTTTACCATGATCATGCTGGTGGCTTTGGTCAGCGGCATCATTATTCATAAACGTATCTTCAAAGATTTTTTTACCTTTCGATCGGGTAAAGGCCAGCGCAGCTGGCTCGATGCACATAATGCATCTTCGGTTTTATCGTTACCATTTCAATTGATGATTGCCTACAGCGGGCTGGTGATCTTTGTGTCGATCTATATGCCAGCCGGAGTATTGGCCAATTATGACAAACCACAGAGTTTCTTTGCCGAGGTGTTCAACCAACCCGAGCATCGCCCAGAGACAGGTATTGAAGCTGATGTTTTATTGTTGACCGAGCTGTTTAAACAGAGCGAAGCATTAATGGAGAAACCGGGTAGTTTTATCAGTGTCGAGCATCCCGGTGACAGTAGTGCGGTTGCTAAAATCTTTGGCTTGTTTGAGCAGGAGAAAAATACTGGACGCTTATTATTTTTGAGTTCCGGTCAGGTTATTTTTGATGCGGTAACCGGTGAAATGATTCATATCGAAGCACCGGAAACATTTGATAAAAGTAGTGCCTTTGCCGCACAACGTATTATGCGGACCTTACATTTTGCCAATTTTGGCGGTTATACCGTTCGCTGGATTTATTTTATTCTGGGCATGGCTGGCACCATCATGATGGCCACCGGCGCCATTCTGTTTATGGTGAAACGCCGGCAAAAATCCTTGAATGAGTTCGGGACGCAAACACCAAAAGTCTACCGTGCTATTGAAGTCCTTAATATCAGCGCTATCAGCGGATTAATGATCGCCTGTGTGGCGTATTTTTGGGTGAATCGGCTGTTGCCATTGGATGTACCGGAGCGCGCCAGCTGGGAAATCAAACTGTTTTTCTTCATTTGGCTGGGCAGCTTATTACATGCAGCATTACGACCCGCTTCTCGAGCCTGGATAGAGCAGTTATCGACATTTTCTACGTTATGTTTATTACTGCCCATCCTCAACTGGCTGACGACAGGGCAACATTTAATCAGCTATTTCATTGAGGGTGACTGGCTGAATGTCGGCTTGGAATTAACCGTCGTGTTGTTCGGTGTGTTGGGCGTTTGCTGCGTCAAAATACTGAAAAGCAAACAACATAAAGCAGCGTCACGAAAGTCCAGTAGTTATAAAACCAAGTCGGAGGCAGCGTAA
- a CDS encoding DUF3649 domain-containing protein, protein MTLSYSGRIFSLVLAATLGGYLLTSAVMILIAAILPLSRADAVITSALLSFAVYTAAVIWVFAVKNAKRAWIGMIGATVIIGGLGLLLTEWLR, encoded by the coding sequence ATGACCCTGTCTTACTCTGGCCGAATTTTTTCGCTGGTGCTGGCCGCTACATTAGGTGGCTATTTATTGACCTCGGCAGTGATGATTTTGATTGCCGCGATTTTGCCTTTATCTCGTGCCGATGCCGTTATTACCAGCGCATTACTGAGTTTTGCCGTGTATACCGCCGCGGTCATCTGGGTGTTTGCCGTTAAAAATGCCAAACGTGCCTGGATAGGAATGATAGGTGCAACAGTGATTATTGGCGGCTTAGGTTTGCTGTTGACGGAGTGGTTACGATGA
- a CDS encoding DUF3325 domain-containing protein, whose protein sequence is MQMLLMMLLATALCYAGMAGLSLAMPRHYSQLNSAKLLVSRTRLLRISSTMLLIVSLWPAISVWGVVVGIVVWLGLLSVAALIWVGLLAYWPRFAATKALLLALIGLSACIVLWLN, encoded by the coding sequence ATGCAAATGTTACTGATGATGTTGCTCGCAACAGCATTATGTTATGCCGGTATGGCGGGTTTGAGCCTGGCGATGCCCAGACACTACTCACAATTAAACTCAGCTAAATTATTAGTCAGTCGGACTCGTCTATTGCGAATTTCTTCTACTATGCTACTGATAGTTTCCTTATGGCCTGCTATCAGTGTGTGGGGTGTTGTGGTGGGTATTGTTGTCTGGCTGGGGCTGCTATCGGTGGCGGCGCTGATATGGGTCGGTTTATTGGCTTACTGGCCACGCTTTGCAGCAACAAAAGCGCTTCTTCTGGCTTTGATTGGCTTATCTGCTTGTATCGTTTTGTGGCTCAATTAA
- a CDS encoding catalase codes for MDNNSDPKKPRGNGGEHHQQATGNTSTLTTQQGGPIADDQNSLKAGARGPTLLEDHIFRDKIFHFDHERISERVVHARGFGAHGYFETTETLEDITSADIFQRKGERTPAFVRFSTVAGNKGSADLARDVRGFAVKLYTKEGNWDIVGNNIPVFFIQDAIKFPDLIHAAKQEPDRGFPQAQTAHDNFWDFVSLMPESMNMLMWIMSDRAIPRSFRFMEGFGVHSFRLVNKEGKSQFVKFHWKPKQGLQSVLWDEALKINGADPDFHRRDLWSAIQRGDYPEWHLGMQIFDEEFAEQFEFDVLDATKIIPEEQVPVRIVGRLVLDKVVDNFFAETEQVAFCTQNIVKGIDFSNDPLLQGRNFSYLDTQLKRLGGPNFTHLPINAPKCPMHHFQQDGHMAMCNPTGRANYEPNSWGEEDGGPRECPVKGFESFPEEVEGTKQRVRSETFADHYSQARQFYISQTDIEQQHIINAFSFELSKVKTPAIRKRMVSHLLNIDQQLAENVAEKLGIDPLPEPADAAMPTRDDLPASDKLSILKNGPDSFKGRKVGVLMTDGFDADIFKSLEKSLKAEGAMFEVVAPHTGEITSSAGDSIKVDEKVDGGPSVLFDAIVILTGSDGAKMLAEMPPALTFVSDAFNHMKFIGYAEDAMPLLKKAGISEMLDEGCLQLTNTKTTDEFTQNCRDIRFWQRAG; via the coding sequence ATGGATAATAATTCCGATCCAAAAAAACCTCGTGGAAATGGTGGAGAACATCACCAGCAAGCAACCGGAAATACCTCCACCCTGACCACACAACAAGGCGGTCCGATTGCAGACGATCAGAATTCATTAAAAGCCGGAGCACGTGGTCCAACCCTGTTGGAAGATCACATCTTTCGCGACAAGATTTTTCATTTTGATCATGAGCGTATCTCTGAACGTGTTGTGCATGCTCGTGGTTTTGGTGCCCATGGTTATTTTGAAACAACCGAAACACTTGAAGATATCACCAGTGCCGATATCTTCCAGCGAAAAGGCGAGAGAACTCCTGCTTTTGTTCGCTTTTCAACTGTTGCAGGCAATAAAGGCTCAGCCGATCTGGCCCGTGATGTTCGCGGCTTTGCTGTCAAACTGTATACCAAGGAAGGTAACTGGGATATTGTCGGTAATAATATCCCGGTTTTTTTTATTCAGGATGCCATTAAATTTCCCGATCTAATCCATGCGGCTAAACAGGAACCCGATCGCGGTTTTCCTCAAGCACAAACCGCTCATGATAATTTCTGGGATTTTGTTTCATTAATGCCAGAAAGCATGAATATGCTGATGTGGATCATGTCGGATCGAGCCATCCCGCGTTCATTCCGTTTTATGGAAGGATTTGGCGTTCACAGCTTTCGGCTTGTCAACAAAGAAGGTAAGTCACAGTTTGTAAAATTTCATTGGAAACCCAAACAAGGCTTGCAATCAGTCCTTTGGGATGAAGCGCTGAAAATCAATGGTGCGGATCCGGATTTTCATCGTCGCGATCTCTGGTCAGCCATTCAACGTGGTGATTATCCGGAATGGCATCTGGGCATGCAGATCTTTGATGAAGAATTTGCCGAGCAATTTGAATTTGATGTACTCGATGCCACCAAAATCATTCCCGAAGAACAAGTTCCCGTTCGTATCGTCGGCCGTTTGGTATTAGACAAGGTCGTTGATAACTTTTTTGCCGAAACTGAACAAGTGGCATTCTGCACCCAGAATATAGTCAAAGGTATTGATTTTTCGAATGATCCCTTGTTGCAAGGACGAAATTTCTCTTACCTTGATACACAGCTGAAACGGCTTGGCGGTCCCAATTTCACCCATTTACCAATTAATGCACCTAAGTGTCCAATGCATCACTTCCAGCAGGATGGTCATATGGCAATGTGCAACCCAACCGGTCGGGCTAATTACGAACCGAACAGCTGGGGGGAAGAAGATGGTGGTCCCCGTGAATGTCCGGTTAAAGGATTTGAAAGTTTTCCTGAAGAAGTCGAAGGCACCAAGCAACGCGTTCGTTCAGAGACTTTTGCTGATCATTACAGTCAGGCCCGGCAGTTTTATATCAGCCAGACCGATATAGAACAGCAACATATTATCAATGCCTTTTCGTTTGAGCTCAGCAAGGTCAAAACACCGGCAATCCGTAAACGCATGGTTAGTCATCTGCTGAATATTGATCAGCAACTGGCCGAAAATGTCGCTGAAAAACTGGGTATTGATCCGTTACCGGAACCGGCTGATGCAGCTATGCCAACGCGTGATGATCTGCCCGCTTCTGACAAATTGAGCATTCTCAAAAATGGTCCTGATAGTTTTAAAGGCCGTAAAGTTGGTGTCTTGATGACGGATGGATTTGATGCTGATATTTTCAAATCGCTGGAGAAATCACTTAAAGCAGAAGGGGCAATGTTTGAAGTTGTTGCGCCACATACCGGTGAAATCACCAGCAGTGCTGGTGACAGCATCAAGGTTGATGAAAAGGTTGATGGCGGACCTTCGGTGTTATTTGATGCCATTGTGATTTTGACTGGTAGCGACGGTGCGAAAATGCTGGCAGAAATGCCACCGGCTTTAACCTTTGTCAGTGATGCCTTTAATCATATGAAATTTATTGGTTACGCTGAGGATGCCATGCCGCTTTTGAAAAAGGCCGGTATCAGTGAGATGCTGGATGAAGGCTGTTTGCAGTTGACCAATACTAAAACCACGGACGAATTTACCCAAAACTGTCGTGATATTCGTTTTTGGCAACGTGCTGGCTAG